In Silene latifolia isolate original U9 population chromosome X, ASM4854445v1, whole genome shotgun sequence, the following proteins share a genomic window:
- the LOC141622643 gene encoding indole-3-acetic acid-amido synthetase GH3.4-like isoform X2 — MDEAVVVVAEKSGAEVQARAYEASVQYIEELTSKCNEIQTKVLAEILSQNAETEYLKRHGMPHGHINRDTFKTNVPVITYEDIKSDILRIYNGDFSPLLCAKPIVELVLSTGTSSGQSKMIPITNDDMQRRIRLRNAVYPFLTKCIEGENPDKGKMLGLLLTRDETITPGGLVARPGTNAILKNPQFYNDNPYPYNTNTSPIEAIHCPDHFQSIYTQLLCGFYQRHDVTSVKVVFGSNLTWAIHFLKGHYSDLCHDISSGNLNPKITDLSLRTRMIDTFMQHPQPELAKFIESACIGENWEGILKTIWPNAKYIEAILTGSMTQYIPMLNYYSGGLPLVTLLYVSSECDFGYNLDPMCGPYNISYTLMPNMAYYEFIPLTSEDDVSGSQPEPVDMANVEVGQEYELVITTYTGLYRYRMGDVILLTGFYNSTPQFKFIRRRNVVLSIDVDKTTESDLHMAIQMASNVLQPFNTIILDYTSNSCTETIPGHYVIYLELITKTPANGTGLGANILEECCLAMEESLGFYYKSGRKSNCIGPLEIRVLSNGTFEKLMDFAISNGATFNQFKMPRCVKSVSMLELLDSRVDSSHFSPSTPHCRS, encoded by the exons ATGGATGAGGCCGTGGTGGTGGTAGCGGAGAAGAGTGGAGCTGAGGTTCAAGCTAGGGCTTACGAAGCATCTGTCCAATATATAGAGGAATTGACTAGTAAGTGTAACGAGATTCAAACCAAGGTTTTGGCAGAGATCTTAAGCCAAAACGCCGAGACAGAGTACTTGAAACGACATGGTATGCCGCATGGACATATCAACCGAGACACGTTCAAGACCAATGTGCCGGTAATCACGTATGAGGATATAAAGTCGGATATCTTACGCATATATAATGGTGATTTTTCTCCATTATTATGTGCTAAACCCATCGTTGAGTTAGTGCTTAG CACAGGAACATCAAGTGGACAAAGCAAGATGATACCAATAACAAATGATGATATGCAAAGGCGAATTAGGTTGCGCAATGCCGTTTACCCTTTTCTAACAAA GTGTATTGAAGGGGAAAATCCCGATAAAGGAAAGATGTTAGGCTTGTTACTAACAAGAGATGAAACTATAACACCAGGTGGTCTAGTAGCTCGGCCTGGTACAAACGCCATATTAAAAAATCCTCAATTTTACAATGATAATCCATATCCTTACAATACCAATACGAGTCCTATTGAGGCCATCCATTGTCCCGATCATTTTCAATCTATTTATACTCAATTACTATGTGGATTTTACCAACGTCATGATGTGACATCTGTCAAAGTCGTCTTCGGTTCAAATCTCACATGGGCCATTCACTTTCTAAAGGGTCATTACTCCGATCTATGTCATGACATCTCATCCGGTAACCTGAACCCAAAAATAACCGACCTGTCTCTACGTACCCGCATGATTGATACCTTCATGCAACACCCACAACCAGAGTTGGCCAAGTTTATTGAAAGTGCGTGCATTGGAGAAAATTGGGAAGGGATTTTGAAAACGATTTGGCCTAATGCAAAGTACATAGAGGCTATTCTAACGGGTTCCATGACTCAATATATACCGATGCTAAACTATTATAGTGGAGGATTGCCATTAGTAACTCTACTTTATGTTTCTTCGGAATGTGATTTCGGTTATAATTTGGACCCGATGTGTGGCCCGTATAACATTTCTTACACCTTAATGCCAAATATGGCCTATTACGAGTTCATACCTCTTACGTCCGAAGATGATGTTTCGGGCTCACAACCGGAACCCGTGGATATGGCAAATGTCGAGGTGGGGCAAGAGTATGAGCTTGTGATCACAACCTATACCGGTTTATATAG GTACCGAATGGGAGATGTGATTCTCCTAACAGGATTTTACAATTCAACACCTCAATTTAAGTTCATAAGGAGAAGGAATGTGGTACTTAGCATTGACGTCGACAAAACAACTGAATCTGATTTACATATGGCAATTCAAATGGCATCCAATGTACTCCAACCGTTTAACACAATAATCCTCGACTACACGAGCAATTCATGCACAGAGACCATTCCAGGACACTATGTTATCTACCTAGAGCTCATAACCAAAACACCAGCAAATGGGACCGGCCTTGGCGCAAACATCCTGGAGGAATGTTGTTTGGCAATGGAAGAGTCTCTAGGATTTTACTACAAGTCGGGCCGAAAAAGCAATTGCATAGGTCCACTTGAGATCCGAGTGTTAAGTAACGGGACATTTGAAAAGTTGATGGATTTTGCAATATCAAATGGGGCGACTTTTAACCAATTTAAGATGCCTAGGTGTGTGAAATCGGTGTCCATGTTAGAGTTACTCGACTCAAGAGTCGACTCAAGCCACTTCAGCCCTTCAACGCCTCATTGTCGTTCTTAA
- the LOC141622643 gene encoding indole-3-acetic acid-amido synthetase GH3.4-like isoform X1, with amino-acid sequence MDEAVVVVAEKSGAEVQARAYEASVQYIEELTSKCNEIQTKVLAEILSQNAETEYLKRHGMPHGHINRDTFKTNVPVITYEDIKSDILRIYNGDFSPLLCAKPIVELVLSTGTSSGQSKMIPITNDDMQRRIRLRNAVYPFLTKCIEGENPDKGKMLGLLLTRDETITPGGLVARPGTNAILKNPQFYNDNPYPYNTNTSPIEAIHCPDHFQSIYTQLLCGFYQRHDVTSVKVVFGSNLTWAIHFLKGHYSDLCHDISSGNLNPKITDLSLRTRMIDTFMQHPQPELAKFIESACIGENWEGILKTIWPNAKYIEAILTGSMTQYIPMLNYYSGGLPLVTLLYVSSECDFGYNLDPMCGPYNISYTLMPNMAYYEFIPLTSEDDVSGSQPEPVDMANVEVGQEYELVITTYTGLYSQLLMNSRYRMGDVILLTGFYNSTPQFKFIRRRNVVLSIDVDKTTESDLHMAIQMASNVLQPFNTIILDYTSNSCTETIPGHYVIYLELITKTPANGTGLGANILEECCLAMEESLGFYYKSGRKSNCIGPLEIRVLSNGTFEKLMDFAISNGATFNQFKMPRCVKSVSMLELLDSRVDSSHFSPSTPHCRS; translated from the exons ATGGATGAGGCCGTGGTGGTGGTAGCGGAGAAGAGTGGAGCTGAGGTTCAAGCTAGGGCTTACGAAGCATCTGTCCAATATATAGAGGAATTGACTAGTAAGTGTAACGAGATTCAAACCAAGGTTTTGGCAGAGATCTTAAGCCAAAACGCCGAGACAGAGTACTTGAAACGACATGGTATGCCGCATGGACATATCAACCGAGACACGTTCAAGACCAATGTGCCGGTAATCACGTATGAGGATATAAAGTCGGATATCTTACGCATATATAATGGTGATTTTTCTCCATTATTATGTGCTAAACCCATCGTTGAGTTAGTGCTTAG CACAGGAACATCAAGTGGACAAAGCAAGATGATACCAATAACAAATGATGATATGCAAAGGCGAATTAGGTTGCGCAATGCCGTTTACCCTTTTCTAACAAA GTGTATTGAAGGGGAAAATCCCGATAAAGGAAAGATGTTAGGCTTGTTACTAACAAGAGATGAAACTATAACACCAGGTGGTCTAGTAGCTCGGCCTGGTACAAACGCCATATTAAAAAATCCTCAATTTTACAATGATAATCCATATCCTTACAATACCAATACGAGTCCTATTGAGGCCATCCATTGTCCCGATCATTTTCAATCTATTTATACTCAATTACTATGTGGATTTTACCAACGTCATGATGTGACATCTGTCAAAGTCGTCTTCGGTTCAAATCTCACATGGGCCATTCACTTTCTAAAGGGTCATTACTCCGATCTATGTCATGACATCTCATCCGGTAACCTGAACCCAAAAATAACCGACCTGTCTCTACGTACCCGCATGATTGATACCTTCATGCAACACCCACAACCAGAGTTGGCCAAGTTTATTGAAAGTGCGTGCATTGGAGAAAATTGGGAAGGGATTTTGAAAACGATTTGGCCTAATGCAAAGTACATAGAGGCTATTCTAACGGGTTCCATGACTCAATATATACCGATGCTAAACTATTATAGTGGAGGATTGCCATTAGTAACTCTACTTTATGTTTCTTCGGAATGTGATTTCGGTTATAATTTGGACCCGATGTGTGGCCCGTATAACATTTCTTACACCTTAATGCCAAATATGGCCTATTACGAGTTCATACCTCTTACGTCCGAAGATGATGTTTCGGGCTCACAACCGGAACCCGTGGATATGGCAAATGTCGAGGTGGGGCAAGAGTATGAGCTTGTGATCACAACCTATACCGGTTTATATAG TCAATTGTTAATGAATTCAAGGTACCGAATGGGAGATGTGATTCTCCTAACAGGATTTTACAATTCAACACCTCAATTTAAGTTCATAAGGAGAAGGAATGTGGTACTTAGCATTGACGTCGACAAAACAACTGAATCTGATTTACATATGGCAATTCAAATGGCATCCAATGTACTCCAACCGTTTAACACAATAATCCTCGACTACACGAGCAATTCATGCACAGAGACCATTCCAGGACACTATGTTATCTACCTAGAGCTCATAACCAAAACACCAGCAAATGGGACCGGCCTTGGCGCAAACATCCTGGAGGAATGTTGTTTGGCAATGGAAGAGTCTCTAGGATTTTACTACAAGTCGGGCCGAAAAAGCAATTGCATAGGTCCACTTGAGATCCGAGTGTTAAGTAACGGGACATTTGAAAAGTTGATGGATTTTGCAATATCAAATGGGGCGACTTTTAACCAATTTAAGATGCCTAGGTGTGTGAAATCGGTGTCCATGTTAGAGTTACTCGACTCAAGAGTCGACTCAAGCCACTTCAGCCCTTCAACGCCTCATTGTCGTTCTTAA
- the LOC141622642 gene encoding indole-3-acetic acid-amido synthetase GH3.4-like isoform X1 — protein MDEAVVVVAEKSGAEVQARAYEASVQYIEELTSKCNEIQTKVLAEILSQNAETEYLKRHGMPHGHIDRDTFKTNVPVITYEDIKSDILRIYNGDFSPLLCAQPIVELVLSTGTSSGQSKMIPITNDDMQRRIRLRNAVYPFLTKCIEGEKPDKGKMLGLLLTRDETITPGGLVARPGTNAILKNPQFYNDNPYPYNTNTSPIEAIHCPDHFQSIYTQLLCGFYQRHDVTSVKVVFGSNLTWAIHFLKGHYSDLCHDISSGNLNPKITDLSLRTRMIDTFMQHPQPELAKFIESACIGENWEGILKTIWPNAKYIEAILTGSMTQYIPMLNYYSGGLPLVTLLYVSSECDFGYNLDPMCGPYNISYTLMPNMAYYEFIPLTSEDDVSGSQPEPVDMANVEVGQEYELVITTYTGLYSQLLMNSRYRMGDVILLTGFYNSTPQFKFIRRRNVVLSIDVDKTTESDLHMAIQMASNVLQPFNTIILDYTSNSCTETIPGHYVIYLELITKTPANGTGLGANILEECCLAMEESLGFYYKSGRKSNCIGPLEIRVLSNGTFEKLMDFAISNGATFNQFKMPRCVKSVSMLELLDSRVDSSHFSPSTPHCRS, from the exons ATGGATGAGGCCGTGGTGGTGGTAGCGGAGAAGAGTGGAGCTGAGGTTCAAGCTAGGGCTTACGAAGCATCTGTCCAATATATAGAGGAATTGACTAGTAAGTGTAACGAGATTCAAACCAAGGTTTTGGCAGAGATCTTAAGCCAAAACGCCGAGACAGAGTACTTGAAACGACATGGTATGCCGCATGGACATATCGACCGAGACACGTTCAAGACCAATGTGCCGGTAATCACGTATGAGGATATAAAGTCGGATATCTTACGCATATATAATGGTGATTTTTCTCCATTATTATGTGCTCAACCCATCGTTGAGTTAGTGCTTAG CACAGGAACATCAAGTGGACAAAGCAAGATGATACCAATAACAAATGATGATATGCAAAGGCGAATTAGGTTGCGCAATGCCGTTTACCCTTTTCTAACAAA GTGTATTGAAGGGGAAAAGCCCGATAAAGGAAAGATGTTAGGCTTGTTACTAACAAGAGATGAAACTATAACACCAGGTGGTCTAGTAGCTCGGCCTGGTACAAACGCCATATTAAAAAATCCTCAATTTTACAATGATAATCCATATCCTTACAATACCAATACGAGTCCTATTGAGGCCATCCATTGTCCCGATCATTTTCAATCTATTTATACTCAATTACTATGTGGATTTTACCAACGTCATGATGTGACATCTGTCAAAGTCGTCTTCGGTTCAAATCTCACATGGGCCATTCACTTTCTAAAGGGTCATTACTCCGATCTATGTCATGACATCTCATCCGGTAACCTGAACCCAAAAATAACCGACCTGTCTCTACGTACCCGCATGATTGATACCTTCATGCAACACCCACAACCAGAGTTGGCCAAGTTTATTGAAAGTGCGTGCATTGGAGAAAATTGGGAAGGGATTTTGAAAACGATTTGGCCTAATGCAAAGTACATAGAGGCTATTCTAACGGGTTCCATGACTCAATATATACCGATGCTAAACTATTATAGTGGAGGATTGCCATTAGTAACTCTACTTTATGTTTCTTCGGAATGTGATTTCGGTTATAATTTGGACCCGATGTGTGGCCCGTATAACATTTCTTACACCTTAATGCCAAATATGGCCTATTACGAGTTCATACCTCTTACGTCCGAAGATGATGTTTCGGGCTCACAACCGGAACCCGTGGATATGGCAAATGTCGAGGTGGGGCAAGAGTATGAGCTTGTGATCACAACCTATACCGGTTTATATAG TCAATTGTTAATGAATTCAAGGTACCGAATGGGAGATGTGATTCTCCTAACAGGATTTTACAATTCAACACCTCAATTTAAGTTCATAAGGAGAAGGAATGTGGTACTTAGCATTGACGTCGACAAAACAACTGAATCTGATTTACATATGGCAATTCAAATGGCATCCAATGTACTCCAACCGTTTAACACAATAATCCTCGACTACACGAGCAATTCATGCACAGAGACCATTCCAGGACACTATGTTATCTACCTAGAGCTCATAACCAAAACACCAGCAAATGGGACCGGCCTTGGCGCAAACATCCTGGAGGAATGTTGTTTGGCAATGGAAGAGTCTCTAGGATTTTACTACAAGTCGGGCCGAAAAAGCAATTGCATAGGTCCACTTGAGATCCGAGTGTTAAGTAACGGGACATTTGAAAAGTTGATGGATTTTGCAATATCAAATGGGGCGACTTTTAACCAATTTAAGATGCCTAGGTGTGTGAAATCGGTGTCCATGTTAGAGTTACTCGACTCAAGAGTCGACTCAAGCCACTTCAGCCCTTCAACGCCTCATTGTCGTTCTTAA
- the LOC141622642 gene encoding indole-3-acetic acid-amido synthetase GH3.4-like isoform X2 yields MDEAVVVVAEKSGAEVQARAYEASVQYIEELTSKCNEIQTKVLAEILSQNAETEYLKRHGMPHGHIDRDTFKTNVPVITYEDIKSDILRIYNGDFSPLLCAQPIVELVLSTGTSSGQSKMIPITNDDMQRRIRLRNAVYPFLTKCIEGEKPDKGKMLGLLLTRDETITPGGLVARPGTNAILKNPQFYNDNPYPYNTNTSPIEAIHCPDHFQSIYTQLLCGFYQRHDVTSVKVVFGSNLTWAIHFLKGHYSDLCHDISSGNLNPKITDLSLRTRMIDTFMQHPQPELAKFIESACIGENWEGILKTIWPNAKYIEAILTGSMTQYIPMLNYYSGGLPLVTLLYVSSECDFGYNLDPMCGPYNISYTLMPNMAYYEFIPLTSEDDVSGSQPEPVDMANVEVGQEYELVITTYTGLYRYRMGDVILLTGFYNSTPQFKFIRRRNVVLSIDVDKTTESDLHMAIQMASNVLQPFNTIILDYTSNSCTETIPGHYVIYLELITKTPANGTGLGANILEECCLAMEESLGFYYKSGRKSNCIGPLEIRVLSNGTFEKLMDFAISNGATFNQFKMPRCVKSVSMLELLDSRVDSSHFSPSTPHCRS; encoded by the exons ATGGATGAGGCCGTGGTGGTGGTAGCGGAGAAGAGTGGAGCTGAGGTTCAAGCTAGGGCTTACGAAGCATCTGTCCAATATATAGAGGAATTGACTAGTAAGTGTAACGAGATTCAAACCAAGGTTTTGGCAGAGATCTTAAGCCAAAACGCCGAGACAGAGTACTTGAAACGACATGGTATGCCGCATGGACATATCGACCGAGACACGTTCAAGACCAATGTGCCGGTAATCACGTATGAGGATATAAAGTCGGATATCTTACGCATATATAATGGTGATTTTTCTCCATTATTATGTGCTCAACCCATCGTTGAGTTAGTGCTTAG CACAGGAACATCAAGTGGACAAAGCAAGATGATACCAATAACAAATGATGATATGCAAAGGCGAATTAGGTTGCGCAATGCCGTTTACCCTTTTCTAACAAA GTGTATTGAAGGGGAAAAGCCCGATAAAGGAAAGATGTTAGGCTTGTTACTAACAAGAGATGAAACTATAACACCAGGTGGTCTAGTAGCTCGGCCTGGTACAAACGCCATATTAAAAAATCCTCAATTTTACAATGATAATCCATATCCTTACAATACCAATACGAGTCCTATTGAGGCCATCCATTGTCCCGATCATTTTCAATCTATTTATACTCAATTACTATGTGGATTTTACCAACGTCATGATGTGACATCTGTCAAAGTCGTCTTCGGTTCAAATCTCACATGGGCCATTCACTTTCTAAAGGGTCATTACTCCGATCTATGTCATGACATCTCATCCGGTAACCTGAACCCAAAAATAACCGACCTGTCTCTACGTACCCGCATGATTGATACCTTCATGCAACACCCACAACCAGAGTTGGCCAAGTTTATTGAAAGTGCGTGCATTGGAGAAAATTGGGAAGGGATTTTGAAAACGATTTGGCCTAATGCAAAGTACATAGAGGCTATTCTAACGGGTTCCATGACTCAATATATACCGATGCTAAACTATTATAGTGGAGGATTGCCATTAGTAACTCTACTTTATGTTTCTTCGGAATGTGATTTCGGTTATAATTTGGACCCGATGTGTGGCCCGTATAACATTTCTTACACCTTAATGCCAAATATGGCCTATTACGAGTTCATACCTCTTACGTCCGAAGATGATGTTTCGGGCTCACAACCGGAACCCGTGGATATGGCAAATGTCGAGGTGGGGCAAGAGTATGAGCTTGTGATCACAACCTATACCGGTTTATATAG GTACCGAATGGGAGATGTGATTCTCCTAACAGGATTTTACAATTCAACACCTCAATTTAAGTTCATAAGGAGAAGGAATGTGGTACTTAGCATTGACGTCGACAAAACAACTGAATCTGATTTACATATGGCAATTCAAATGGCATCCAATGTACTCCAACCGTTTAACACAATAATCCTCGACTACACGAGCAATTCATGCACAGAGACCATTCCAGGACACTATGTTATCTACCTAGAGCTCATAACCAAAACACCAGCAAATGGGACCGGCCTTGGCGCAAACATCCTGGAGGAATGTTGTTTGGCAATGGAAGAGTCTCTAGGATTTTACTACAAGTCGGGCCGAAAAAGCAATTGCATAGGTCCACTTGAGATCCGAGTGTTAAGTAACGGGACATTTGAAAAGTTGATGGATTTTGCAATATCAAATGGGGCGACTTTTAACCAATTTAAGATGCCTAGGTGTGTGAAATCGGTGTCCATGTTAGAGTTACTCGACTCAAGAGTCGACTCAAGCCACTTCAGCCCTTCAACGCCTCATTGTCGTTCTTAA